The Penaeus chinensis breed Huanghai No. 1 chromosome 36, ASM1920278v2, whole genome shotgun sequence genome includes a region encoding these proteins:
- the LOC125044765 gene encoding sulfotransferase 1C4-like has product MTTLASGHTAKALEGDELARLLENFPSYKNGLIRLSPDDWVFSNGFCNFADKLYNFEFREGDVLVMTWPKCGTTWTQEIVWTMRNNPDLDNPDADVAIMDRVPFMEADMFSSSEDASEDQMPVSEMFKKLCPNGNPRDGVSFQMAQATPDPRSLKTHLPFSLFAPSLLEKVKVVYVARNPKDTVLSYLHHHKLFKAQSFVGSLETFVDYFLEDDLIYGPYWLHLKEAWQRRDHPNLHFVFYEDLKADIKGELKKLDDFLGTELSEDQLANVAKHTSFGEMKSRNNLFINKDMFKNEVIVDQEVLKKDGGFFRQGKSGDWKAKLTPELIEKMDKWIKEKCDFGINFK; this is encoded by the exons ATGACAACACTAGCCAGCGGTCACACGGCCAAAGCGCTCGAGGGGGACGAGCTGGCGAGACTACTCGAAAATTTCCCCAGCTACAAGAATGGGTTGATAAGGCTCTCCCCCGATGACTGGGTCTTTTCGAATGGCTTCTGCAACTTCGCCGACAAGCTCTACAACTTCGAG TTCCGCGAGGGCGACGTGCTGGTGATGACGTGGCCCAAGTGCGGGACGACGTGGACGCAGGAGATCGTGTGGACGATGAGGAACAACCCGGACCTGGACAACCCTGACGCGGACGTGGCCATCATGGATCGCGTCCCGTTCATGGA AGCCGACATGTTCAGTTCCTCAGAAGATGCCTCTGAGGACCAAATGCCCGTGTCCGAAATGTTCAAGAAGCTCTGTCCGAATGGCAACCCCCGCGACGGCGTGAGCTTCCAGATGGCACAGGCGACCCCCGACCCTCGCTCGCTGAAGACCcacctgcctttctccctcttcgcGCCCTCGCTCCTGGAGAAAGTCAAG GTGGTTTACGTCGCCAGGAACCCGAAGGACACTGTACTCTCCTACCTGCACCACCACAAGCTTTTCAAGGCGCAGTCCTTCGTCGGCTCCCTCGAGACGTTCGTCGATTACTTTCTGGAAGATGATT TGATATACGGGCCGTACTGGCTGCACCTGAAGGAGGCGTGGCAGAGGCGCGACCACCCCAACCTGCACTTCGTCTTCTACGAGGACCTCAAAGCGGACATCAAGGGCGAACTGAAGAAGCTGGACGACTTCCTCGGGACGGAGCTCTCCGAAGACCAGCTCGCTAAT GTCGCCAAACACACCAGTTTCGGAGAGATGAAGTCGAGGAACAACCTGTTCATCAACAAAGACATGTTCAAGAACGAGGTCATCGTCGACCAGGAAGTCCTTAAGAAAGACGGCGGATTCTTCAGACAAG GTAAATCCGGCGACTGGAAGGCCAAATTAACACCTGAATTAATTGAGAAAATGGACAAATGGATTAAGGAAAAGTGCGATTTCGGAATTAACTTTAAGTGA
- the LOC125044837 gene encoding sulfotransferase 1C4-like yields MKLDSGHTVTAVEGEEKAKLKKHFVGYPDGLVRVSPDRWLFPGRYMNLGNDYYNFEFRKDDVLIMTYPKCGTTWTQEIVWTMRNNRNLDNPDAPWAVMDRVPFIDILRRAWKSSPRVRSRGTVPRATFEGPSTSSCRAPIPEPRTLKTHLPFSLFLPDLLEKSKVIYVARNPKDMLVSYLHHHRLYASVLSGLKNTLSYPFMHPVVYGPYWLHLKEAWQRRDHPNLHFVFYEDLKADIKGELKKLDAFLGTGLSEDQFANVAKYTSFNEMKARDSLFFNSEISKNDALYNQEIRTKDGGFFRQGQSGGWKTKLTPEVTKKMDEWIRQKCDFGIKFK; encoded by the exons ATGAAACTCGACAGCGGACACACCGTCACGGCCGTTGAAGGCGAAGAGAAAGCAAAATTAAAAAAGCATTTCGTGGGTTATCCCGATGGGCTAGTTCGTGTCTCTCCCGATAGATGGCTCTTCCCTGGCAGATATATGAACCTGGGGAACGATTACTACAACTTCGAG TTCCGAAAAGACGACGTACTGATCATGACGTACCCGAAATGTGGAACGACCTGGACGCAGGAGATCGTGTGGACGATGAGGAACAACAGGAACCTGGACAACCCCGACGCTCCCTGGGCTGTGATGGATCGAGTGCCATTCATAGA CATCCTCCGGAGGGCATGGAAATCGTCGCCACGAGTGCGTTCCAGAGGTACTGTCCCGAGGGCGACCTTCGAGGGGCCTTCAACCTCCAGCTGTCGCGCGCCTATCCCTGAGCCCCGGACCCTGAAGACGCAcctgcccttctccctcttcctccctgatCTTTTGGAGAAGTCGAAG GTGATCTACGTAGCTAGGAATCCCAAAGACATGTTGGTCTCTTACCTCCACCATCACAGACTA TATGCATCAGTGTTGTCcgg ACTTAAGAACACCTTGTCTTATCCTTTTATGCATCCAGTGGTGTACGGGCCGTACTGGCTGCACCTGAAGGAGGCGTGGCAGAGGCGCGACCACCCCAACCTGCACTTCGTCTTCTACGAGGACCTCAAAGCGGACATCAAGGGCGAACTGAAGAAGCTGGACGCCTTCCTCGGGACGGGGCTCTCCGAAGACCAGTTCGCCAAT GTCGCAAAGTACACGAGCTTCAACGAAATGAAGGCAAGAGATTCCCTCTTCTTCAACAGCGAGATTTCCAAGAACGACGCTCTGTATAACCAAGAGATCCGCACCAAAGACGGGGGATTCTTCAGACAAG GACAATCGGGCGGTTGGAAAACGAAACTCACCCCGGAAGTGACAAAGAAAATGGACGAGTGGATACGCCAGAAATGTGACTTCGGAATCAAAtttaaataa
- the LOC125044970 gene encoding prostaglandin reductase 1-like, with amino-acid sequence MVLSKVWKLSRRPVGLPTIKDFTLVEEQVPPCEAGDVIVQAECLSVDPYMRQKAKILPLGSTMDGGQVARVIESKNAQWPVGSFMVTQAGWRCTTHLSQEKLQTTDFWQKSHQLPDMKGLPLSLGLGTLGMPGNSALFGLTEILRPVAGETVLVSGAAGAVGSVVVQIAKIKGCKVIGFAGADDKVDWLREIGADHAFNYKKVRVGEALRQAAPKKINCYFDNVGGTFTASVMPHMAFGGRVAVCGAISGYNKQEEEEEGAMTGCFKDSDVLWKCLHIRGFMFFEFADHWMEGLEQLRDWVLEGKLKYKEHVVNGFEKMPDTFIGAFKGDHRGKAVIMP; translated from the exons ATGGTGTTGTCAAAGGTATGGAAGCTTTCACGACGTCCTGTGGGACTGCCAACGATTAAAGACTTCACTTTGGTTGAGGAGCAGGTACCGCCATGTGAGGCAGGAG ACGTAATTGTACAGGCAGAGTGTCTTAGCGTTGATCCATACATGAGGCAAAAGGCTAAGATTTTACCTCTCGGTTCCACTATGGATGGCGGCCAAGTTGCACG CGTCATCGAGAGCAAGAACGCCCAATGGCCCGTCGGTTCTTTCATGGTCACGCAAGCCGGGTGGCGCTGCACCACCCACTTATCGCAGGAGAAGCTGCAGACAACGGACTTTTGGCAGAAATCCCACCAGTTGCCTGACATGAAAGGTCTACCCTTGAGTCTCGGCCTTGGAACTCTTGGGATGCCCGG AAATTCGGCTCTCTTCGGGCTGACGGAGATCCTGCGTCCGGTGGCTGGCGAGACGGTACTGGTGAGCGGAGCGGCGGGGGCGGTGGGGAGCGTCGTGGTGCAAATAGCCAAGATCAAAG GTTGTAAAGTCATCGGCTTTGCAGGAGCAGACGATAAGGTCGACTGGCTCAGGGAAATCGGGGCCGATCATGCCTTTAACTACAAGAAGGTCAGAGTAGGTGAGGCACTCCGTCAGGCTGCTCCAAAGAAGATCAACTGTTATTTCGACAAT gtCGGAGGAACATTCACTGCGTCTGTGATGCCCCACATGGCCTTCGGCGGGCGAGTGGCAGTGTGTGGCGCCATCTCTGGGTATaacaagcaggaggaggaggaagagggcgccATGACAG GTTGCTTTAAGGATTCCGACGTGCTGTGGAAGTGTCTGCACATCCGAGGCTTCATGTTTTTCGAATTTGCTGACCACTGGATGGAAGGCTTGGAGCAGCTAAGGGATTGGGTCTTGGAG GGAAAACTGAAGTATAAGGAGCACGTCGTCAATGGCTTTGAGAAAATGCCAGATACTTTTATTGGTGCGTTTAAAGGAGACCACCGAGGAAAAGCTGTTATAATgccatag